A genomic region of Plasmodium malariae genome assembly, chromosome: 14 contains the following coding sequences:
- the PmUG01_14040500 gene encoding mitochondrial ATP synthase F1, epsilon subunit, putative — MWKAANVSYTRYASEMADILRRCLKDPYADIALERSKMHLRETIYKDGKPISQELHDEFQKAFKNLYGGKE, encoded by the exons ATGTGGAAAGCGGCGAATGTTTCATACACAAGGTATGCTTCGGAAATGGCTGACATTTTAAGGAg aTGCTTAAAAGATCCATATGCAGATATAGCTTTAGAGAGAAGTAAAATGCATTTAAGAGAAACAATTTACAAAGATGGAAAACCAATTAGTCAAG AACTACACGATGAGTTTCAAAAGGCattcaaaaatttatatggcGGTAAAGAATAA
- the PmUG01_14040600 gene encoding GTP-binding translation elongation factor tu family protein, putative, giving the protein MHCFMRDYNNCVGKSMISQFIVSNVKGIKRRDRHGFSVFSAIIDNNANEYKYMFNKRRNYYSWPSYSLKFMGGNKKKSKKNVDITHIYARKTVLYLNSNLFFSTNKKLNIINPQKIRNVAIIAHVDHGKTTLVDKLLRQGGEEQINDRVMDHNDLEKERGITIMSKVTRIKYGDYFFNIVDTPGHSDFGGEVERVLNLIDGVCLIIDVVEGPKNQTKFVLKKSLLNPKCKIIVIMNKFDKPSNIKKKEEIENEIFDLFADLNAPDELMNYPILYASAKNGWCTDNFDDAKQNKCEHNNVLVIFKKIIDYFDAPLTSSIVPPDHSDGNTKAEVDTQVKSDEINCNINGVINSEGSTCINSCSNDVDEDSKRRSEIMKEPFSLLVSLIDHQEGVGVTVTGKIYSGVIKKGDTIIVKNEENKIRGNCVIKNIFYMKGRKIENVISASAGDIVNISFSKGIIPSVNDTLSSNEKVPSLKARPIDPPVLCLKISQNTSPLTGKDGKHITLSSIGNRLKKEAAINVAIEINESEKKDSYEVKGRGELQLGILIEKLRREGYEMTISSPNVVYTKDEKGNLLEPIEEFHITIPSLMSSNVIEKLNTRKAEIIDIVNDNDNTFIKCICPSRNFFGMRSYLRDISKGTSIINSELKEYKKKQTSFKGDRNGVIISSSNGTTTAFSLDPIQLKGFLFVNENFPTYEGMIIGEHFLSNDIEMNAVKIKPVQHLRNKGHEETIRINHKQITIEYALSFIQDDEEIEVTPKRIVMRKKILNTEMRKTANRKIKNS; this is encoded by the coding sequence atgcactGCTTTATGAGAGACTACAACAATTGCGTAGGCAAAAGTATGATTAGCCAATTTATTGTGAGCAATGTAAAAGGgataaaaagaagagatAGGCATGGTTTCTCCGTTTTTAGTGCTATTATTGATAATAATgcaaatgaatataaatatatgtttaataaaagaagaaattacTACAGCTGGCCCTCTTACAGTTTGAAATTCATGggaggaaataaaaaaaaatcgaaGAAAAATGTTGATATAACACACATATACGCACGAAAGACCgtgttatatttaaatagcAATCTGTTTTTCTcgacaaataaaaaattaaatattataaaccCACAAAAGATTAGAAATGTAGCTATTATTGCACACGTAGATCATGGAAAGACAACTCTTGttgataaattattaagGCAAGGAGGAGAAGAACAAATTAATGATAGAGTAATGGATCATAATGATTTAGAAAAAGAGAGAGGTATTACTATAATGTCAAAAGTGacaagaataaaatatggtgattacttttttaatattgttgATACACCTGGACATTCAGATTTTGGTGGAGAAGTAGAAAgagttttaaatttaattgatGGGGTATGTTTAATTATTGATGTAGTGGAAGGCCCTAAAAATCAAACAAAATTTGTATTGAAAAAATCATTGTTGAATCcgaaatgtaaaattattgtaattatgaataaatttgaTAAGCcaagtaatattaaaaaaaaagaagaaattgaaaatgaaatattcgATTTATTTGCAGATCTCAATGCACCTGATGAATTAATGAATTATCCTATTCTTTATGCATCAGCAAAAAATGGATGGTGTACCGATAACTTTGATGAcgcaaaacaaaataaatgtgaACATAATAACGTCctagttatatttaaaaaaattatagattaCTTTGATGCCCCACTTACATCGTCCATTGTGCCCCCTGACCATTCTGATGGTAACACAAAAGCGGAAGTAGATACACAGGTTAAAAGCGATGAGATCAATTGCAACATCAACGGCGTAATCAACAGTGAAGGAAGCACGTGCATTAACAGTTGTAGTAACGATGTTGATGAGGACAGCAAACGGAGGAGCGAAATTATGAAGGAGCCCTTCAGTCTGCTTGTAAGCCTTATAGATCACCAAGAAGGGGTAGGTGTAACAGTCACAGGGAAAATATATAGCggagttataaaaaaaggagatacaataattgtgaaaaatgaagaaaataaaataagaggAAATTgcgtaataaaaaatatattttatatgaaaggaagaaaaatagaaaatgttATTTCTGCTAGTGCTGGAgatattgtaaatatttccttttcGAAAGGAATCATACCTTCAGTTAATGATACTTTATCATCTAATGAAAAGGTTCCTAGTTTAAAAGCTAGACCTATAGACCCACCTGTACTTTGCTTAAAAATTTCTCAAAATACAAGTCCTCTAACAGGTAAGGACGGAAAGCATATTACGCTGTCATCCATTGGAAATAGACTTAAAAAAGAAGCGGCCATAAATGTAGCTATAGAAATTAATGAgtctgaaaaaaaagatagcTACGAAGTAAAAGGGAGAGGAGAATTACAATTAGGTATTCTAATTGAAAAGTTAAGAAGAGAAGGTTACGAAATGACAATATCTTCACCAAATGTTGTATATACTAAAgatgaaaaaggaaatttatTAGAGCCAATTGAAGAATTTCATATTACAATTCCATCTTTGATGAGTTCAAATgtaattgaaaaattaaatactaGAAAAGCCGAAATTATAGATATTgtaaatgataatgataacaCTTTTATTAAGTGTATATGTCCATCTAGAAATTTTTTTGGCATGAGATCTTATTTGCGTGATATAAGTAAAGGTACTTCCATAATTAATTCTGAACtaaaggaatataaaaaaaagcaaacaTCTTTTAAAGGTGATAGAAATGGAGTTATCATATCTTCATCAAATGGAACAACCACTGCCTTTTCATTAGATCCCATTCAATTAAAAGGTTTTTTATTTGTCAATGAAAATTTCCCCACGTATGAAGGTATGATAATTGGTGAACACTTCTTAAGTAATGATATTGAAATGAATGCTGTTAAGATAAAACCGGTACAGCATTTGAGAAATAAAGGGCATGAAGAAACCATCCGAATAAACCACAAACAAATAACTATTGAATATGCCCTTTCATTTATTCAGGACGACGAAGAAATTGAAGTCACTCCAAAAAGAATTGTtatgaggaaaaaaattcTCAACACGGAAATGAGAAAAACAGCGAACAGAAAGATCAAAAATTCGTAA
- the PmUG01_14040700 gene encoding conserved Plasmodium protein, unknown function — protein sequence MIIKTYNFNLISKKYAHKFASPDCPNLMNIKKVIYEKLKPICFHIKQDYTMGHHVHDMHFYGILCSPLFENKSYKEMNSMVEKLMSEIHLAGRVKLHCQPPSRFNKMKKHIRWRWNLEK from the coding sequence atgattataaaaacatataattttaatttaataagtAAAAAGTACGCCCATAAATTTGCTTCTCCAGATTGCCCTAATTTAATGAACATTAAAAAAGTGATATATGAAAAGTTAAAACCAATATGTTTTCATATTAAGCAAGATTATACAATGGGTCATCATGTTCATGATATGCACTTTTATGGAATTTTATGTTCCccattatttgaaaataagaGCTACAAGGAGATGAATTCAATGgtagaaaaattaatgagTGAAATACACCTTGCTGGACGAGTAAAACTACATTGTCAACCACCTTCcagatttaataaaatgaagaaacATATAAGGTGGAGATGGAACTTAGAAAAATGA
- the DMT1 gene encoding drug/metabolite transporter, putative, translating into MKFLKAEELFSINEEGKGKGNALLITVNLLLLFSMLLYGVNYILMKYFILINGSIYIFIILRTVLTMPLMIYICISQKSEPKKKKLLHDMNITGQKESTAQGELGLKVENEEFEKTYNNKHKDSNSNDKKKKKKKKKNNNKNNGDESNNLMDSGYGNDKDDKCNDAYETRLNIESAGINYLGRLFKNDEKLIPKIAYMPIIILSVTGAIRQAIVIIALQYTDSHNVAIIQPTIPIFTAILSYYMKIEEMNYITFVSIFLSFFGLAITAEIWNLGTFDFGFLLLLAVPVTKGLQVIYINISTRYVSNDIILFAQMAVLFLITLPFGILGEIFINKNYNVVREIYDLTTNQFLCILYSTIAIIFVCWKIQIIALNHLTPITVSLYQSFQPCFTFILAKLLLNETINYNKYIGTLFIIISLFLYQYGCSKRVKV; encoded by the coding sequence atgaaatttttaaaagctGAGGAgttattttctataaatgAAGAGGGAAAAGGCAAAGGAAATGCACTATTAATAACCGTTAACCTGCTATTGTTGTTTTCCATGCTTTTGTATGGtgtaaattatatactaatgaaatattttatattgataAATGGAtcgatttatatttttattattttaagaaCAGTTCTTACCATGCCACTCATGatttacatatgcatatCTCAAAAATCGGaacctaaaaaaaaaaaattattgcatGATATGAATATAACAGGACAAAAAGAAAGTACTGCGCAGGGAGAGTTAGGATTAAAAGTGGAAAATGAGGAGTTTGAAAAGACCTACAACAATAAGCACAAGGACAGTAATAGtaacgataaaaaaaaaaaaaagaaaaagaagaaaaacaacaataaaaataatggcGATGAAAGTAACAACTTGATGGACTCTGGTTACGGCAATGACAAGGACGATAAATGTAACGATGCATATGAAACTCGGCTCAATATAGAAAGTGCAGGTATTAACTATTTAGGcagattatttaaaaatgatgaGAAATTAATACCCAAAATTGCCTATATGccaataattatattatcagTAACAGGGGCTATAAGGCAGgctatagtaataatagcgTTGCAATATACAGATTCTCATAATGTTGCTATAATTCAACCAACTATCCCAATTTTTACAGCCATATTGTcctattatatgaaaatagaaGAGATGAACTATATAACATTTGTGtccatatttttatcattttttggTTTAGCTATAACAGCTGAGATATGGAATCTAGGTACATTTGATTTTggttttctattattattagctGTACCTGTAACCAAGGGGTTacaagttatatatattaatataagtaCTAGATATGTAAGTAACGATATAATACTATTTGCTCAAATGGCagtgttatttttaataacctTACCATTTGGAATATTAGgtgaaatttttattaataaaaattataatgttgtaagagaaatatatgatttaacTACTAACCAATTTCTTTGTATTCTTTATTCAACTATTgctattatatttgtttgctggaaaattcaaattattgCTTTAAATCATTTAACACCAATAACTGTTTCGTTATATCAGTCTTTTCAGCCCTGTTTTACTTTCATATTAGCAAAGCTTTTACTAAATGAaactataaattataacaagTACATAGGAactcttttcattattatatccTTGTTTTTGTATCAGTACGGTTGCAGCAAGCGTGTAAAGGTGTAA
- the CDF gene encoding cation diffusion facilitator family protein, putative, which translates to MDRSLLGMDDNMNFMDRMSHLYDSSQKKATKKLIFASVICIIFMIIEIIAAIISNSLSLMTDASHLFCDLLSFALNLFSIYVSTFEGNVDMSFGYHRAEIIGALFSIFFIWALSAYILYSAVFRLFEVEIVDGYIMFVTAFVSTLANIFIAFVLKVHSHGFEFIGNRRCSHSDGSHDHTLVNTLGSIRTMSKNSKYKNINSDIILGDEDASFNNNISIGKINTSSCSYVAFDYYENVNKFSNDNSLDEKVAAEGREVEGGGEERGGEEEDEDGQVEKKMDNSLNSSKHTFHNSSNNGNDEDHQGDGNFKVGIVDYINKSNNLNDINNKKKKKKKKHSYNNLHQDNIGSSDNSFMLSNGNDEENVVHDSHDNHFIEGDSFDSHKHDHKHHYGHTHGHAHAHAHNEMNSISLKTAYLHALSDLLQNIGVMIASLIIWYNPKYSITDPICSIIFCFIVFSTTISVIKEILNVLMEGTPVSINLIDIKNDLLKIPGVIDVHDLHVWSLSIGKPALACHIVAHKNFAHTVLNNATILCQNKYKILHTTVQTDYPSNISNCETYAHLKCSNLKTEIQK; encoded by the coding sequence ATGGATCGATCACTGTTAGGTATGGATGACAATATGAACTTTATGGATAGAATGTCTCATTTATATGACAGCTCACAAAAAAAGGCAACGaagaaattaatttttgcaagtgttatatgtataatatttatgataatTGAAATTATTGCTGCTATAATATCTAATTCTTTATCCTTAATGACTGATGCATCTCATTTGTTTTGTGACTTGTTATCATTTGCATTAAatcttttttcaatttatgtTTCAACTTTTGAGGGGAATGTTGATATGTCTTTTGGATATCATCGAGCCGAAATAATAGGGGcattattttccattttttttatatgggCATTATCTGCGTATATCTTGTATAGTGCCGTTTTTAGATTATTTGAAGTAGAAATTGTAGATGGGTATATAATGTTTGTTACTGCTTTTGTAAGTACGTTAGCAAACATATTTATAGCATTTGTTTTAAAAGTTCATTCACATGGATTTGAATTTATTGGCAATAGAAGATGTAGTCACAGTGATGGATCTCATGATCACACACTTGTTAATACGTTGGGCAGTATAAGAACGATGtcaaaaaatagtaaatataaaaatataaatagtgATATTATTTTAGGGGATGAGGATGCTTCATTTAACAACAACATTTCAATCGGTAAAATCAATACAAGCTCTTGTAGTTACGTTGCTTTTGATTATTacgaaaatgtaaataaatttagtaACGACAATTCACTTGATGAGAAAGTAGCAGCAGAGGGAAGAGAAGTAGAAGGAGGAGGTGAAGAAAGAGGAGGGGAGGAAGAAGATGAAGATGGACaggtagaaaaaaaaatggacaaTTCGTTAAATTCATCAAAGCATACATTtcataatagtagtaataatggGAATGATGAAGACCATCAAGGGGATGGTAACTTTAAAGTAGGAATTGttgattatataaataaaagtaataacttaaatgatataaataataaaaaaaaaaagaaaaaaaaaaagcattcttataataatttacacCAAGATAATATTGGAAGTAGTGATAATTCATTCATGTTATCAAATGGAAACGATGAAGAGAATGTAGTTCATGATTCACATGATAATCATTTTATTGAAGGAGATTCTTTTGATAGTCACAAGCACGATCATAAGCATCATTATGGACATACACATGGGCATGCACATGCTCATGCACATAATGAAATGAATAGCATAAGTTTAAAAACAGCATATCTTCATGCTCTTAGTGATTTACTTCAAAATATTGGTGTTATGATTGCATCGTTAATTATTTGGTACAATCCTAAATACTCAATTACAGATCCAATTTGCTCcatcattttttgttttattgttttcTCAACAACTATATCagtaataaaagaaattctAAATGTTTTAATGGAAGGAACACCAGTaagtattaatttaattgatattaaaaatgatttacTAAAAATACCAGGTGTTATAGACGTTCATGATTTACACGTATGGTCCTTATCCATTGGAAAACCAGCCTTAGCTTGTCACATAGTTGCACACAAAAATTTTGCACATACTGTTTTAAATAATGCTACCATTCTATGTCAAaacaaatacaaaattttacaCACGACTGTACAAACAGATTATCCATCAAACATTTCAAATTGCGAAACGTATGCTCACCTTAAGTGTTCAAATTTAAAAACGGAAATACAGAAGTGA
- the PmUG01_14041000 gene encoding FAD-dependent monooxygenase, putative, whose product MKVRKTFVLIIGGGPTGITTGMYLQKHKIPHILIEKDKCIGKTPKAHYYNNQTMEAWRSIFHLDKCFLNETEDLNLWKTFQYGLSIKKDKTIISYNNFYNKYTYKDTYYEDISPSKVTHLSQYKLLGILYNYYLNKVKCNSIQKREFLKNMRLKLSTHKILKSIYNKSSLKDKSGNPNNLSYRDRENEGGELLYDNFFTYDPSEFLMGYEYVNFWNMNELKNGLHFESARNNKEEKGNKYQSADKGDIGSIRSSGSSSSSSSSGSSGSSGSSGSSGSSGSSGSSDGSAGSSGCVGGGKNNNVYFLEERESCSNGIVITRVKNLYNHEEEVILSNYVFVCEGGKSSIKEELNINDENKKDYMKFINIHFSSTILVKLVRYNPSMLYFLFNKYIGILVCHNYRDGDFILHMPYINIKEAEIYSNKSKCLEIINKLIEFPLHDINIHNIYRWTMHSSIASTFIDKKTKRIILLGDAAHKLPPSGGFGLNLGIGDVLNIIWKIIRIYILKKNFFLDNKQNIKNRCNTSDNIKRTGYESYMHNEIKNFCHYFDMLNIGDKKVKKKIDNYIESYNIERKLVANFTIYHAVKNYEKGNNIPNILGYNHTMLVNFLTTYAIHIVQKFGFFHHLFTNARTVLKFFNNLPYIFEWNQRRAQKLIGNKGNILTLLYPGVDSCYSYINTISEISEEEEKLGGDFSPYNEKYKTGVMNGTENDGKNSNKKNISPCDKITNCSEDTQMIGGEDTLSTEISTSETAQIARYKRKIGSNYNRSYSDEGLKFSRGEKYITESNIYNYNNNNNNNKNNNNNVICNNNNNNVICNNNNNNVICNNNKNNVICNNNKNNVICNNNNNNKNNNKSINNEESPLKRNIFVEKNENIPKLKVCKNIYEYEITNINGAKIPHFNLYTMDKNYIYKLSTVDLPIFNNPHLSILIILFDNTTLNGLIDFLSIHNISKEKFSICFWDSDILIYKNPKNQSIGILTQEDGKSLKEENTCNDIIFLNDYVLLENEQNDLKGQTTNIEHIQINAKSYNVNYVFTSKLIKNMFLNTLNLKSYKSFVFLRPDRHIISACDDNLYDHIKKINKIYI is encoded by the coding sequence atgaaagtCAGAAAAACGTTCGTTCTAATTATTGGGGGTGGACCCACTGGAATAACAACAGGCATGTATTTACAGAAGCATAAGATACCTCACATATTAattgaaaaagataaatgcATAGGAAAGACACCCAAAgcacattattataataatcaaACTATGGAGGCATGGAGAAGCATTTTCCACTTAGATAAATGTTTCCTGAACGAAACAGAGGATTTAAATTTATGGAAGACTTTTCAATATGGcttaagtattaaaaaagataaaactataatatcttataataatttttataacaaataCACTTATAAAGACACGTATTATGAAGATATAAGTCCATCGAAAGTAACTCATTTATCtcaatataaattattaggAATCCTGTATAACTATTATctaaataaagtaaaatgtaATAGTATCCAAAAAAgggaatttttaaaaaatatgcgGTTGAAGTTATCGAcccataaaattttaaaaagtatatataataaatccAGCTTAAAGGATAAATCGGGTAACCCTAATAATTTATCTTACAGGGATCGGGAAAATGAGGGAGgagaattattatatgataatttttttacatatgatCCATCCGAATTCTTAATGGGATACGAATACGTAAACTTTTGGAACATGAATGAACTGAAAAATGGACTTCATTTTGAGAGCGCTAGAAATAACAAGGAAGAAAAAGGCAACAAGTACCAGTCTGCCGATAAGGGTGATATTGGAAGCATTAGAAGTAgtggtagtagtagtagtagtagtagtagtggtAGTAGTGGTAGTAGTGGTAGTAGTGGTAGTAGTGGTAGTAGTGGTAGTAGTGGTAGTAGTGATGGTAGCGCTGGAAGTAGCGGTTGCGTGGGTGGAggcaaaaataataatgtgtaTTTCTTAGAGGAGAGGGAAAGTTGTTCAAACGGTATAGTAATAACAAGGGTTAAAAACTTATATAACCATGAAGAGGAAGTAATTTTAAGTAATTACGTTTTTGTTTGCGAAGGAGGAAAAAGTAGCATAAAGGAGGAATTGAATATTAACGATGAGAATAAGAAAGATTACATGaagtttataaatatacatttcaGTTCAACcattttagtaaaattagTAAGATATAATCCTtctatgttatattttttatttaataaatacataggTATTTTAGTTTGCCATAATTACAGAGATGGagattttattttgcatatgccatatataaatataaaagaagcAGAAATTTATAGTAACAAAAGTAAATGCcttgaaataataaataaattaattgaGTTTCCTTTACatgatattaatatacacaatatatatagatggACAATGCATAGTTCAATTGCTTCAACAtttattgataaaaaaacgaaaagaaTTATTCTTTTAGGAGATGCAGCACATAAATTACCCCCCTCCGGGGGTTTTGGGTTAAACTTAGGAATTGGGGATGTCTTAAATATAATCTGGAAAATTAttagaatttatattttaaaaaaaaatttttttttagataataaacaaaatataaagaacaGATGTAATACCTCTGATAATATTAAACGAACTGGTTATGAATCTTACATGcacaatgaaataaaaaatttttgccATTATTTTGATATGCTAAATATTGGggataaaaaagtaaaaaaaaaaattgataactATATAGAATCATACAATATTGAAAGGAAGTTGGTAGCTAATTTTACAATTTACCATGCTgtgaaaaattatgaaaaagggAACAACATACCGAATATTTTAGGATACAATCATACCATGCtggtaaattttttaactacATATGCAATCCATATTGTCCAGAAATTCGGTTTCTTTCACCATCTATTTACTAACGCTAGAACggttcttaaattttttaataaccttccttatatatttgaatgGAATCAAAGGAGAGCACAAAAACTGATTGGAAATAAAGGGAACATACTGACACTATTATATCCTGGAGTGGATTCCTGCTActcatatataaacacaatTTCTGAAATAAGtgaggaagaagaaaaattaggGGGGGATTTCTCCCCCTATAACGAGAAGTACAAAACTGGTGTGATGAATGGTACGGAAAATGATGGTAAGAatagcaataaaaaaaatatatcccCATGtgataaaattacaaattgCTCGGAAGATACACAAATGATAGGGGGGGAGGATACTCTCAGCACTGAAATTTCGACGAGTGAAACTGCGCAAATTGCGCGATATAAGCGCAAGATAGGCAGTAATTATAACCGTAGCTACAGTGATGAGGGTTTAAAGTTCAGTAGAGGTGAAAAATACATAACAGAGAgtaatatttacaattataacaacaacaacaataataataaaaataataataataatgttatatgtaataataataataataatgttatatgtaataataataataataatgttatatgtaataataataaaaataatgttatatgtaataataataaaaataatgttatatgtaataataataataataataaaaataataataaaagtattaataatgAGGAGTCACCTCTAAAGAGGAATATCTttgtagaaaaaaatgaaaatataccTAAGTTAAAAGTGTGCAAAAACATATATGAGTACGAAATTACGAATATAAATGGAGCCAAAATACCTCATTTTAATCTTTATACAATggacaaaaattatatttataaattatctaCTGTTGACCTACCTATATTTAATAATCCTCATTTATccatattaattattttatttgacaATACAACATTAAACGGATTGATTGACTTTTTGtctatacataatatatcaaAAGAGAAATTCTCTATTTGTTTTTGGGATTCcgatattttaatatataagaatcCGAAAAATCAATCTATTGGTATTTTAACACAAGAAGATGGTAAAAGCTTAAAGGAGGAAAACACATgtaatgatataatatttttaaatgattatgttttattagaAAATGAACAAAACGATCTTAAAGGACAAACAACAAATATAGAAcatattcaaataaatgcaaaaagttataacgtcaattatgtatttacatCAAAACTAATTAAGAACATGTTTTTAAACACTCTAAATCTAAAGTCATATAAatcatttgtatttttaaggCCCGATAGACACATTATATCAGCTTGTgatgataatttatatgatcatattaagaaaataaataaaatatatatttaa